A genomic region of Denticeps clupeoides chromosome 17, fDenClu1.1, whole genome shotgun sequence contains the following coding sequences:
- the dennd4a gene encoding C-myc promoter-binding protein isoform X4, with the protein MMEDKSPRVADYFVVAGLTDSSKPLEEEVNFDDVCHRMADQPKAPITDIAVILRSHGEDVPRGYTCLETTPSGLPAELNGGSLMGPQIFLCYRRGRDKPPITDLGVLYEWREKLKPGCHMIQTTPCGRPANISSSSSQRIYITYRRAHESDSHASLAVTNICVIIPGKGEMAPHAYCKVEKNLNSSMWGSSVYLCYKKSLAKTNTLAFKAGLLCRYPEEDYESFPLPESVPLFCLPMGASIECWPSHTKYSVPVFSTFVLTGASGEKVYGAAIQFYEPYPEDQLTERQRSQLDLQSGSQRPDGSIDVHTNKSICLLSHWPFFDAFRSFLTFLYRYSISGPHLLPIEKHICHFMHKVPFPSSQRPRILVQLSPHDNLMLCQPVSSPLPLSGGRLSTLLLNLGPKNAVALLVLAVTEHKILLHSLRPAVLTSVAEALVSMIFPFHWPCPYIPLCPLALADVLSAPCPFIVGVDSRYFDLYEPPPDVSCVDLDTNTISHKEDRRTLTWKILPRKASKHLINTLSNLYQQLAEGDVVTREDGQIETMSDRDPGFGGKTLQTLELEIQEAFLRFMAAILKGYRSYLLPITEAPSEKATDASSLFDLQGFLKSRDRSHHKFYSLMTKTQMFIRFIEECSFVSDKDASLAFFDDCVDKLFGLEKGSKVDSERPEDSRLIELDKSHRSEHTVVVSPPDLPPAHEGEEAAGCYSYAGFPVLRAELCQPQEVAHISMATLSMKHSSPTSPAAIFRRSKQEIKSAQKMAKTYSSIPQMWSKCLLRNCHGLWFICLPAYASTCHSKVRALRTAYDVLRNMEDKKLQPPDEVCYRVLMQLCGQYGQPVLAVRVLFEMKKAGVQPNAITYGYYNRAVLESTWPSTTRGGYFLWGKLRNVLLGVVQFKQVWRRQPAVPKEQEAQLSDGSDLDNVSHGSLDSTNDSAERGSLDTDLTKMDSGDDRSSTGGQSDQGYDSLSKEEVRLVCAEEQDSEVKEQEGDSRYSSPCEAGSSQSVNEASRSDQESLHHPYLTASTAQHSSASICYNSSGSSFGPPAGSLVDCPNASSFSGCEPKSKRPNTLEIFAHRPVRPSSLIITPSTNQKELEEEEELESKEQPEGTKLEVERSISSSVTMESSSGGSTANLRQTVAVERSISCGSGMSGTMRTGIETGFDPLSMLMVENQNQKKEENPGTPTARRHLAEEIKLYMNNLNSPGSQRSLCLDHKGQCTPSPLSSPSQMSASKARLHHTYSHPQPRSRLFSSPSLPQGAPRCRQKERPTSLISPSSPSQTPSSFSMDSLLTPTLDVFKTSFLSAGKGVAEKASRLYSRLSSQTSLQQDLNSDRVSISSAGSCDPECLSLFEGDNSLDPDGFTSPKRDGAPPVPRPRRSPRRVSQSLESPTAPPRLYRRSSLNGSSVALSRLALTADSSPESHRANILHVYAAEVLLSSCSCCNTCECLVYNEEIMAGWTADDSNLNSTCPFCGSPFLPLLNVEIRDLQDQKRSSSEDSTVFASQTEGQSEGKQNSTPNDSSASLILDSVPPCLQPSTDSPLSHSTKTELVTVPYLSPLVLWKELESLLENEGHQALSSAAIVDHHPIVFWNLVWYFRLLELPSCLPGLILSSQHCQHAEPVPQASSSEDSRNVLVQILWDNPKLHQDPIPPCYMVWKKLNGVNTQWEEGGCELLPSTELLQSVVKSIKRNEVYQPLSQVLKLLGEKLSFSRQRSLYREILFLSLVALGKNSINIDAFDREYKMAYDRLTPSQVKLTHNCDRPPSAGVMECRKTVGLPSL; encoded by the exons ATGATGGAAGACAAAAGCCCACGCGTAGCCGACTATTTTGTAGTTGCTGGCCTCACAGATTCATCTAAGCCTTTGGAAGAGGAGGTGAACTTTGATGATGTTTGCCACCGGATGGCAGACCAGCCCAAGGCACCTATCACCGACATCGCGGTGATCCTGCGATCACACGGGGAGGATGTGCCCCGTGGGTACACCTGCTTGGAGACCACCCCCTCGGGGCTCCCGGCTGAGCTCAATGGCGGCAGTCTCATGGGTCCCCAGATCTTCCTTTGCTACAGGAGGGGCAGGGACAAACCACCCATTACGGACCTGGG GGTCCTGTATGAGTGGAGAGAGAAGCTGAAGCCAGGCTGTCACATGATCCAGACAACGCCATGTGGGCGCCCGGCCAACATCAGTAGCTCCTCCTCACAGCGTATCTACATCACGTACCGCCGGGCTCATGAGAGTGACTCGCATGCCTCTCTGGCTGTCACCAACATCTGTGTCATCATTCCAGGCAAAGGGGAGATGGCTCCACATGCTTATTGCAAGGTGGAGAAAAATCTCAACAGCAGCATG TGGGGAtcttctgtgtatttgtgttacaAGAAGTCTCTTGCCAAGACCAACACCCTTGCATTTAAAGCAG GTCTGCTGTGTAGATATCCAGAGGAGGACTATGAGTCGTTTCCCCTGCCTGAGTCCGTGCCGCTCTTCTGTCTCCCCATGGGAGCCTCCATAGAGTGCTGGCCCTCCCACACCAAGTACTCCGTGCCTGTCTTCTCAACCTTTGTCCTGACTGGAGCTTCTGGTGAAAAG GTGTATGGAGCCGCCATCCAGTTCTATGAGCCCTACCCTGAGGACCAGTTGACTGAGCGACAGCGCTCCCAGCTGGACCTTCAGAGTGGCAGCCAGAGGCCTGATGGTTCCATCGACGTCCACACAAACAAGAGCATCTGCCTGCTGTCACACTGGCCCTTCTTTGATGCCTTCCGGAGTTTTCTAACCTTCCTGTACCGCTACTCGATCTCTGGCCCACATTTGTTGCCAATAGAGAA ACACATTTGTCATTTCATGCACAAGGTTCCATTCCCATCGTCTCAAAGGCCTCGCATTCTTGTTCAG ctgtctccACATGATAACCTTATGCTATGCCAGCCTGTGTCCTCTCCACTGCCTCTGAG CGGAGGACGTCTCTCCACGCTGCTGTTGAATCTGGGCCCTAAGAATGCGGTGGCATTGTTGGTGCTGGCAGTCACCGAGCACAAGATCCTGCTGCACTCCCTGCGTCCTGCCGTGCTGACAAGTGTGGCCGAGGCTCTGGTTTCG ATGATCTTCCCCTTCCACTGGCCCTGCCCGTATATCCCACTATGCCCCCTCGCCCTGGCGGACGTTCTCAGTGCCCCCTGTCCTTTCATCGTTGGTGTGGACTCACGGTACTTCGACCTTTATGAACCCCCACCTGATGTCAGCTGTGTGGATTTGGACACAAACACTATTTCACA CAAAGAAGATCGGCGCACACTGACATGGAAGATCCTGCCAAGGAAAGCCTCCAAGCATTTAATCAACACCCTCAGCAATCTCTACCAACAGCTGGCAGAAG GTGACGTGGTGACACGTGAGGATGGCCAGATAGAAACCATGAGTGATCGTGACCCAGGCTTCGGGGGGAAGACCCTACAGACTCTGGAACTAGAAATTCAGGAGGCTTTTCTACGTTTTATGGCAGCCATCCTGAAGGGGTATCGGTCTTATTTGCTGCCCATCACAGAAGCCCCCTCAGAGAAGGCAACAGATGCCAGCTCACTCTTCGACCTGCAGG GGTTTTTAAAGAGCCGGGACCGCTCCCATCACAAGTTCTACTCCCTGATGACCAAGACTCAGATGTTCATCCGTTTTATAGAGGAGTGCTCCTTTGTTAGTGACAAAGATGCAAGCTTGGCCTTCTTTGATGACTGTGTGGACAAG CTCTTTGGCCTGGAGAAAGGAAGCAAG GTGGACAGTGAGAGGCCAGAGGACTCCAGGCTCATAGAACTCGATAAGTCTCACCGCAGTGAGCACACCGTTGTTGTTAGCCCCCCGGACCTGCCCCCAGCCCACGAGGGAGAGGAGGCTGCAGGTTGCTATAG CTATGCTGGCTTTCCTGTGCTAAGAGCTGAGCTCTGCCAGCCCCAGGAGGTTGCGcacatctccatggcaaccttGTCCATGAAGCACAGTAGCCCCACCAGCCCTGCAGCCATCTTCAGACGCTCCAAACAG GAGATCAAGTCAGCTCAGAAGATGGCCAAGACATACTCCTCCATCCCTCAGATGTGGTCCAAATGCCTGCTTCGAAACTGCCATGGCCTGTGGTTCATTTGCCTGCCCGCTTACGCAAGCACCTGTCATTCCAAGGTGCGGGCGCTTCGTACCGCATATGACGTCCTGAGGAACATGGAGGACAAGAAGCTGCAGCCACCAGACGAG GTCTGCTATCGCGTGTTGATGCAACTGTGTGGGCAGTATGGGCAGCCCGTGCTGGCGGTGCGCGTGCTGTTTGAGATGAAGAAAGCAGGCGTGCAGCCGAATGCCATCACCTATGGCTACTACAACAGG GCTGTTTTGGAGAGCACATGGCCTTCCACCACCAGGGGGGGTTACTTCTTGTGGGGCAAGTTGAGAAACGTCCTCCTGGGTGTGGTTCAGTTCAAACAGGTCTGGAGGAGGCAGCCAGCCGTCCCGAAGGAACAAGAGGCTCAGCTCTCAG ATGGCAGCGATCTTGACAATGTCAGTCACGGAAGCCTGGACAGCACGAATGATTCTGCCGAGCGTGGCTCCCTCGACACCGACCTCACAAAGATGGACTCCGGCGACGACAGATCAAGCACAG GTGGTCAGTCTGACCAGGGCTATGACTCCCTGTCCAAAGAGGAGGTGCGACTGGTTTGCGCTGAGGAGCAGGACTCAGAAGTGAAGGAGCAAGAGGGAGACTCCAGATATTCCAGCCCCTgtgaggctggtagtagccaatcag TAAATGAAGCCTCCAGATCAGACCAGGAATCTCTCCATCATCCATACCTCACTGCAagcactgcacagcacagctCTGCCAGTATCTGCTATAACAGCTCTG GTTCATCATTTGGGCCACCTGCTGGTTCACTGGTGGACTGTCCCAACGCAAGTTCTTTCTCTGGATGTGAGCCGAAGAGCAAAAGGCCCAACACTCTTGAAATCTTTGCACATAGGCCTGTGAGACCCAGCTCTCTGATCATCACCCCCAGTACAAACCAGAAGGAactggaagaagaggaggagttgGAGAGTAAGGAGCAGCCAGAAGGCACAAAGCTGGAGGTGGAGAGaagcatcagcagcagcgttACCATGGAGAGCAGCTCTGGAGGCAGCACTGCAAACTTGAGGCAGACAGTGGCTGTGGAGAGGAGCATTAGCTGTGGCAGTGGCATGAGCGGGACCATGAGAACTGGCATAGAGACAGGCTTCGACCCACTGTCCATGCTGATGGTGGAGAATCAGAAccagaagaaggaggagaaccCAGGAACCCCAACAGCACGCCGCCACCTGGCCGAGGAGATCAAACTCTACATGAACAACCTGAACAGTCCGGGCAGCCAACGCTCGCTTTGCCTGGACCACAAGGGCCAATGCACCCCATCTCCCCTCAGTTCCCCCAGCCAGATGTCTGCATCCAAAGCCCGCCTCCACCACACATACTCGCACCCCCAACCCCGCAGCCGCCTCTTTTCTTCACCCTCTCTCCCTCAGGGGGCACCGAGGTGCAGGCAGAAGGAACGGCCGACCTCCCTGATCTCGCCCTCTTCCCCCTCCCAAACCCCATCCTCATTTTCCATGGACTCACTGCTCACGCCCACCCTGGACGTCTTCAAGACAAGTTTCCTGTCAGCTGGGAAGGGCGTGGCGGAGAAGGCCAGTCGCCTCTATTCCAGGCTCTCTTCCCAAACCTCTCTGCAGCAG GATTTGAACTCAGACCGGGTCAGTATCTCGTCTGcagggtcatgtgacccagAATGCCTGTCTCTCTTTGAGGGGGATAACAGCCTTGACCCAGATGGATTTACCTCCCCCAAACGGGACGGTGCTCCTCCAGTCCCACGGCCCAGGAGGAGTCCTCGCAGGGTCAGCCAGAGCCTGGAAAGCCCAACAGCACCACCTAGACTCTACCGGCGGTCGTCCCTGAATG GCTCCTCTGTGGCCCTTTCCAGACTTGCGCTGACTGCAGATTCATCTCCAGAAAGCCACCGTGCAAACATCCTCCATGTCTATGCTGCTGAA GTGCTGTTATCCAGCTGTTCATGTTGCAACACCTGCGAGTGTCTGGTGTACAATGAGGAGATCATGGCCGGCTGGACTGCTGATGACTCCAACCTCAACAGCACCTGCCCTTTCTGTGGCTCCCCATTCCTGCCACTCCTCAACGTGGAGATCAGAGACCTGCAGGACCAGAAAAG GTCTTCTTCTGAAGACTCTACAGTCTTTGCCTCTCAGACTGAGGGCCAGTCTGAAGGTAAGCAAAATTCTACACCCAATGACTCCAGTGCTTCACTCATCCTGGATTCAGTCCCACCATGCCTCCAGCCCTCTACAGACAGTCCTCTCAGCCATTCCACCAAAACA GAACTCGTGACTGTGCCCTACCTGAGCCCACTGGTCCTGTGGAAGGAGCTGGAGAGCCTACTGGAAAACGAGGGTCACCAGGCACTCTCTTCAGCCGCCATTGTGGATCACCACCCCATAGTATTCTGGAACCTGGTGTGGTATTTCCGCTTGCTAGAGCTGCCAAGCTGCCTGCCTGGCCTAATCCTGAGCTCCCAGCACTGTCAACACGCTGAACCT GTGCCTCAGGCCAGCAGCTCAGAGGACAGTAGGAACGTCCTGGTACAGATTTTGTGGGACAACCCCAAACTCCACCAGGATCCCATCCCGCCTTGCTACATGGTATGGAAAAAGCTGAATG GTGTGAATACACAGTGGGAGGAGGGCGGCTGTGAGCTTCTGCCGAGTACAGAGCTGCTGCAGAGCGTGGTCAAGAGCATCAAAAGGAACGAAGTGTACCAGCCCCTGAGCCAGGTCCTCAAGCTGCTGGGAGAGAAGCTGAGTTTCAGCAGACAGAG GAGTTTATACAGAgagattttgtttttgtctttggtgGCTTTGGGCAAAAACAGCATTAATATTG ATGCCTTTGACCGTGAATATAAGATGGCCTACGACCGCCTGACCCCTAGTCAGGTCAAACTGACACACAACTGTGATCGGCCTCCCAGCGCGGGGGTGATGGAATGCCGCAAGACTGTAGGGCTGCCCAGTCTGTGA
- the dennd4a gene encoding C-myc promoter-binding protein isoform X6 has protein sequence MMEDKSPRVADYFVVAGLTDSSKPLEEEVNFDDVCHRMADQPKAPITDIAVILRSHGEDVPRGYTCLETTPSGLPAELNGGSLMGPQIFLCYRRGRDKPPITDLGVLYEWREKLKPGCHMIQTTPCGRPANISSSSSQRIYITYRRAHESDSHASLAVTNICVIIPGKGEMAPHAYCKVEKNLNSSMWGSSVYLCYKKSLAKTNTLAFKAGLLCRYPEEDYESFPLPESVPLFCLPMGASIECWPSHTKYSVPVFSTFVLTGASGEKVYGAAIQFYEPYPEDQLTERQRSQLDLQSGSQRPDGSIDVHTNKSICLLSHWPFFDAFRSFLTFLYRYSISGPHLLPIEKHICHFMHKVPFPSSQRPRILVQLSPHDNLMLCQPVSSPLPLSGGRLSTLLLNLGPKNAVALLVLAVTEHKILLHSLRPAVLTSVAEALVSMIFPFHWPCPYIPLCPLALADVLSAPCPFIVGVDSRYFDLYEPPPDVSCVDLDTNTISHKEDRRTLTWKILPRKASKHLINTLSNLYQQLAEGDVVTREDGQIETMSDRDPGFGGKTLQTLELEIQEAFLRFMAAILKGYRSYLLPITEAPSEKATDASSLFDLQGFLKSRDRSHHKFYSLMTKTQMFIRFIEECSFVSDKDASLAFFDDCVDKLFGLEKGSKVDSERPEDSRLIELDKSHRSEHTVVVSPPDLPPAHEGEEAAGCYSYAGFPVLRAELCQPQEVAHISMATLSMKHSSPTSPAAIFRRSKQEIKSAQKMAKTYSSIPQMWSKCLLRNCHGLWFICLPAYASTCHSKVRALRTAYDVLRNMEDKKLQPPDEVCYRVLMQLCGQYGQPVLAVRVLFEMKKAGVQPNAITYGYYNRAVLESTWPSTTRGGYFLWGKLRNVLLGVVQFKQVWRRQPAVPKEQEAQLSDGSDLDNVSHGSLDSTNDSAERGSLDTDLTKMDSGDDRSSTGGQSDQGYDSLSKEEVRLVCAEEQDSEVKEQEGDSRYSSPCEAGSSQSAGSSFGPPAGSLVDCPNASSFSGCEPKSKRPNTLEIFAHRPVRPSSLIITPSTNQKELEEEEELESKEQPEGTKLEVERSISSSVTMESSSGGSTANLRQTVAVERSISCGSGMSGTMRTGIETGFDPLSMLMVENQNQKKEENPGTPTARRHLAEEIKLYMNNLNSPGSQRSLCLDHKGQCTPSPLSSPSQMSASKARLHHTYSHPQPRSRLFSSPSLPQGAPRCRQKERPTSLISPSSPSQTPSSFSMDSLLTPTLDVFKTSFLSAGKGVAEKASRLYSRLSSQTSLQQDLNSDRVSISSAGSCDPECLSLFEGDNSLDPDGFTSPKRDGAPPVPRPRRSPRRVSQSLESPTAPPRLYRRSSLNGSSVALSRLALTADSSPESHRANILHVYAAEVLLSSCSCCNTCECLVYNEEIMAGWTADDSNLNSTCPFCGSPFLPLLNVEIRDLQDQKRSSSEDSTVFASQTEGQSEGKQNSTPNDSSASLILDSVPPCLQPSTDSPLSHSTKTELVTVPYLSPLVLWKELESLLENEGHQALSSAAIVDHHPIVFWNLVWYFRLLELPSCLPGLILSSQHCQHAEPVPQASSSEDSRNVLVQILWDNPKLHQDPIPPCYMVWKKLNGVNTQWEEGGCELLPSTELLQSVVKSIKRNEVYQPLSQVLKLLGEKLSFSRQRSLYREILFLSLVALGKNSINIDAFDREYKMAYDRLTPSQVKLTHNCDRPPSAGVMECRKTVGLPSL, from the exons ATGATGGAAGACAAAAGCCCACGCGTAGCCGACTATTTTGTAGTTGCTGGCCTCACAGATTCATCTAAGCCTTTGGAAGAGGAGGTGAACTTTGATGATGTTTGCCACCGGATGGCAGACCAGCCCAAGGCACCTATCACCGACATCGCGGTGATCCTGCGATCACACGGGGAGGATGTGCCCCGTGGGTACACCTGCTTGGAGACCACCCCCTCGGGGCTCCCGGCTGAGCTCAATGGCGGCAGTCTCATGGGTCCCCAGATCTTCCTTTGCTACAGGAGGGGCAGGGACAAACCACCCATTACGGACCTGGG GGTCCTGTATGAGTGGAGAGAGAAGCTGAAGCCAGGCTGTCACATGATCCAGACAACGCCATGTGGGCGCCCGGCCAACATCAGTAGCTCCTCCTCACAGCGTATCTACATCACGTACCGCCGGGCTCATGAGAGTGACTCGCATGCCTCTCTGGCTGTCACCAACATCTGTGTCATCATTCCAGGCAAAGGGGAGATGGCTCCACATGCTTATTGCAAGGTGGAGAAAAATCTCAACAGCAGCATG TGGGGAtcttctgtgtatttgtgttacaAGAAGTCTCTTGCCAAGACCAACACCCTTGCATTTAAAGCAG GTCTGCTGTGTAGATATCCAGAGGAGGACTATGAGTCGTTTCCCCTGCCTGAGTCCGTGCCGCTCTTCTGTCTCCCCATGGGAGCCTCCATAGAGTGCTGGCCCTCCCACACCAAGTACTCCGTGCCTGTCTTCTCAACCTTTGTCCTGACTGGAGCTTCTGGTGAAAAG GTGTATGGAGCCGCCATCCAGTTCTATGAGCCCTACCCTGAGGACCAGTTGACTGAGCGACAGCGCTCCCAGCTGGACCTTCAGAGTGGCAGCCAGAGGCCTGATGGTTCCATCGACGTCCACACAAACAAGAGCATCTGCCTGCTGTCACACTGGCCCTTCTTTGATGCCTTCCGGAGTTTTCTAACCTTCCTGTACCGCTACTCGATCTCTGGCCCACATTTGTTGCCAATAGAGAA ACACATTTGTCATTTCATGCACAAGGTTCCATTCCCATCGTCTCAAAGGCCTCGCATTCTTGTTCAG ctgtctccACATGATAACCTTATGCTATGCCAGCCTGTGTCCTCTCCACTGCCTCTGAG CGGAGGACGTCTCTCCACGCTGCTGTTGAATCTGGGCCCTAAGAATGCGGTGGCATTGTTGGTGCTGGCAGTCACCGAGCACAAGATCCTGCTGCACTCCCTGCGTCCTGCCGTGCTGACAAGTGTGGCCGAGGCTCTGGTTTCG ATGATCTTCCCCTTCCACTGGCCCTGCCCGTATATCCCACTATGCCCCCTCGCCCTGGCGGACGTTCTCAGTGCCCCCTGTCCTTTCATCGTTGGTGTGGACTCACGGTACTTCGACCTTTATGAACCCCCACCTGATGTCAGCTGTGTGGATTTGGACACAAACACTATTTCACA CAAAGAAGATCGGCGCACACTGACATGGAAGATCCTGCCAAGGAAAGCCTCCAAGCATTTAATCAACACCCTCAGCAATCTCTACCAACAGCTGGCAGAAG GTGACGTGGTGACACGTGAGGATGGCCAGATAGAAACCATGAGTGATCGTGACCCAGGCTTCGGGGGGAAGACCCTACAGACTCTGGAACTAGAAATTCAGGAGGCTTTTCTACGTTTTATGGCAGCCATCCTGAAGGGGTATCGGTCTTATTTGCTGCCCATCACAGAAGCCCCCTCAGAGAAGGCAACAGATGCCAGCTCACTCTTCGACCTGCAGG GGTTTTTAAAGAGCCGGGACCGCTCCCATCACAAGTTCTACTCCCTGATGACCAAGACTCAGATGTTCATCCGTTTTATAGAGGAGTGCTCCTTTGTTAGTGACAAAGATGCAAGCTTGGCCTTCTTTGATGACTGTGTGGACAAG CTCTTTGGCCTGGAGAAAGGAAGCAAG GTGGACAGTGAGAGGCCAGAGGACTCCAGGCTCATAGAACTCGATAAGTCTCACCGCAGTGAGCACACCGTTGTTGTTAGCCCCCCGGACCTGCCCCCAGCCCACGAGGGAGAGGAGGCTGCAGGTTGCTATAG CTATGCTGGCTTTCCTGTGCTAAGAGCTGAGCTCTGCCAGCCCCAGGAGGTTGCGcacatctccatggcaaccttGTCCATGAAGCACAGTAGCCCCACCAGCCCTGCAGCCATCTTCAGACGCTCCAAACAG GAGATCAAGTCAGCTCAGAAGATGGCCAAGACATACTCCTCCATCCCTCAGATGTGGTCCAAATGCCTGCTTCGAAACTGCCATGGCCTGTGGTTCATTTGCCTGCCCGCTTACGCAAGCACCTGTCATTCCAAGGTGCGGGCGCTTCGTACCGCATATGACGTCCTGAGGAACATGGAGGACAAGAAGCTGCAGCCACCAGACGAG GTCTGCTATCGCGTGTTGATGCAACTGTGTGGGCAGTATGGGCAGCCCGTGCTGGCGGTGCGCGTGCTGTTTGAGATGAAGAAAGCAGGCGTGCAGCCGAATGCCATCACCTATGGCTACTACAACAGG GCTGTTTTGGAGAGCACATGGCCTTCCACCACCAGGGGGGGTTACTTCTTGTGGGGCAAGTTGAGAAACGTCCTCCTGGGTGTGGTTCAGTTCAAACAGGTCTGGAGGAGGCAGCCAGCCGTCCCGAAGGAACAAGAGGCTCAGCTCTCAG ATGGCAGCGATCTTGACAATGTCAGTCACGGAAGCCTGGACAGCACGAATGATTCTGCCGAGCGTGGCTCCCTCGACACCGACCTCACAAAGATGGACTCCGGCGACGACAGATCAAGCACAG GTGGTCAGTCTGACCAGGGCTATGACTCCCTGTCCAAAGAGGAGGTGCGACTGGTTTGCGCTGAGGAGCAGGACTCAGAAGTGAAGGAGCAAGAGGGAGACTCCAGATATTCCAGCCCCTgtgaggctggtagtagccaatcag CAGGTTCATCATTTGGGCCACCTGCTGGTTCACTGGTGGACTGTCCCAACGCAAGTTCTTTCTCTGGATGTGAGCCGAAGAGCAAAAGGCCCAACACTCTTGAAATCTTTGCACATAGGCCTGTGAGACCCAGCTCTCTGATCATCACCCCCAGTACAAACCAGAAGGAactggaagaagaggaggagttgGAGAGTAAGGAGCAGCCAGAAGGCACAAAGCTGGAGGTGGAGAGaagcatcagcagcagcgttACCATGGAGAGCAGCTCTGGAGGCAGCACTGCAAACTTGAGGCAGACAGTGGCTGTGGAGAGGAGCATTAGCTGTGGCAGTGGCATGAGCGGGACCATGAGAACTGGCATAGAGACAGGCTTCGACCCACTGTCCATGCTGATGGTGGAGAATCAGAAccagaagaaggaggagaaccCAGGAACCCCAACAGCACGCCGCCACCTGGCCGAGGAGATCAAACTCTACATGAACAACCTGAACAGTCCGGGCAGCCAACGCTCGCTTTGCCTGGACCACAAGGGCCAATGCACCCCATCTCCCCTCAGTTCCCCCAGCCAGATGTCTGCATCCAAAGCCCGCCTCCACCACACATACTCGCACCCCCAACCCCGCAGCCGCCTCTTTTCTTCACCCTCTCTCCCTCAGGGGGCACCGAGGTGCAGGCAGAAGGAACGGCCGACCTCCCTGATCTCGCCCTCTTCCCCCTCCCAAACCCCATCCTCATTTTCCATGGACTCACTGCTCACGCCCACCCTGGACGTCTTCAAGACAAGTTTCCTGTCAGCTGGGAAGGGCGTGGCGGAGAAGGCCAGTCGCCTCTATTCCAGGCTCTCTTCCCAAACCTCTCTGCAGCAG GATTTGAACTCAGACCGGGTCAGTATCTCGTCTGcagggtcatgtgacccagAATGCCTGTCTCTCTTTGAGGGGGATAACAGCCTTGACCCAGATGGATTTACCTCCCCCAAACGGGACGGTGCTCCTCCAGTCCCACGGCCCAGGAGGAGTCCTCGCAGGGTCAGCCAGAGCCTGGAAAGCCCAACAGCACCACCTAGACTCTACCGGCGGTCGTCCCTGAATG GCTCCTCTGTGGCCCTTTCCAGACTTGCGCTGACTGCAGATTCATCTCCAGAAAGCCACCGTGCAAACATCCTCCATGTCTATGCTGCTGAA GTGCTGTTATCCAGCTGTTCATGTTGCAACACCTGCGAGTGTCTGGTGTACAATGAGGAGATCATGGCCGGCTGGACTGCTGATGACTCCAACCTCAACAGCACCTGCCCTTTCTGTGGCTCCCCATTCCTGCCACTCCTCAACGTGGAGATCAGAGACCTGCAGGACCAGAAAAG GTCTTCTTCTGAAGACTCTACAGTCTTTGCCTCTCAGACTGAGGGCCAGTCTGAAGGTAAGCAAAATTCTACACCCAATGACTCCAGTGCTTCACTCATCCTGGATTCAGTCCCACCATGCCTCCAGCCCTCTACAGACAGTCCTCTCAGCCATTCCACCAAAACA GAACTCGTGACTGTGCCCTACCTGAGCCCACTGGTCCTGTGGAAGGAGCTGGAGAGCCTACTGGAAAACGAGGGTCACCAGGCACTCTCTTCAGCCGCCATTGTGGATCACCACCCCATAGTATTCTGGAACCTGGTGTGGTATTTCCGCTTGCTAGAGCTGCCAAGCTGCCTGCCTGGCCTAATCCTGAGCTCCCAGCACTGTCAACACGCTGAACCT GTGCCTCAGGCCAGCAGCTCAGAGGACAGTAGGAACGTCCTGGTACAGATTTTGTGGGACAACCCCAAACTCCACCAGGATCCCATCCCGCCTTGCTACATGGTATGGAAAAAGCTGAATG GTGTGAATACACAGTGGGAGGAGGGCGGCTGTGAGCTTCTGCCGAGTACAGAGCTGCTGCAGAGCGTGGTCAAGAGCATCAAAAGGAACGAAGTGTACCAGCCCCTGAGCCAGGTCCTCAAGCTGCTGGGAGAGAAGCTGAGTTTCAGCAGACAGAG GAGTTTATACAGAgagattttgtttttgtctttggtgGCTTTGGGCAAAAACAGCATTAATATTG ATGCCTTTGACCGTGAATATAAGATGGCCTACGACCGCCTGACCCCTAGTCAGGTCAAACTGACACACAACTGTGATCGGCCTCCCAGCGCGGGGGTGATGGAATGCCGCAAGACTGTAGGGCTGCCCAGTCTGTGA